The nucleotide sequence GAACACGAGGGCGAGCAGGGCGACCGGCTCGTCGGCGAGCACCGCAAGGGCCGGCCAGCCGATGAGCAGCAGCGGACCGCCGACCGCGATGACCAGGCCGGGACGCTGGTCGGACAGCCGGCCGGCGACGGCGACCCCGGTGAAGGAACCGACGCCGAAAAGCACCAGAACGACAGAGATCCACAGTTCGCTCAGCCCGGCGGTGCCGGTCACGACGGGGGCGAGGAAGGTGAAGCTTCCGAACGTGGCCGCGTTCACCAGCGCGCCGAGCAGCATCACCAGAAGCAATGGCGGCCTTGTGAGCCGGGCGAGCTCCGCTCGCAGGACTGGCCCGCCAGTCGCCTCTTCCTTCGCACCTCCCGCCGGGATCGCCTTCAGGATGCCGAGAGCCGCGGGCAGGCAGAGAGCGGCGACGGCCCAGAACGTGGCCCGCCAGCCGAACACCGTGCCGAGTACCGACCCGCCTGGGACACCGGCGATCGTGGCCACCGTCGTGCCTGACAGCAGAACGGCCAGCGCACGTCCCTTCCTGTCGGATGAGACCAGCGTGGCGGCAACCGTCAGAGCGACGGCGAGGAACCCCGCGTTCGCGAGCGCGGCGACGACCCGGGTGGCGAACAGGACCGGGAAGCTGGTGGTGATGGCGCCCACCGTATGAGCCGCCGCGAAGGTGAGAATGAACCAGAGAAGGCTGGAGCGCCTGGGCCAGTTGCGGGCAAGCGCGGCCACAAGGGGAGCACCGACGACCATGCCGACCGCGAAGGCCGAGGTGAGCGTGCCTGCTGTCCCGACTGTCACATCGAGATCTGAGGCGATGTCCGGCAGCAGGCCGGCGAGCATGAACTCCGAGGTGCTCATGGCGAAGACCGCCATGGCAAGCAGATACAGCGGGAGAGGCATCGAGTGGCTCCGAGGTGAGGAGAAGCACGAGAGGGTCATCTCGTCACCGCGGCCAGCCCCAGGCGCATACTCGCCCGACCGCGGAATGCGGCGCGACGACAGGGCTACGAGCTCAGTGGCTCAGGGGGCTGACGGCGTGACCGAAAGCCCCCACCTCGTCCGACTCAGGACTCGACATGGCCCGCACGGTACCCGACTGATCCCGTCGAGGCACCTTGGTTTCTACCGGCACTGGCCTGTGTCACCAACGGCATGTCCCGCAACGACCAACGCTCGGCGGGCTTTCCTCGCCGTACAACCAGTCCTCCCAGATCCCGTCGCAGGTCGCTCTCCGGCGCCGTTTCCTCCACGTACGTCGTGAACGCGGCGGCGCCCGCGTCGCCGTGGCGGAAGGCGGGAATGCCGCGGCCGCCCGCGCGCATCCGTTCGGCAAAGCGCGGCCTCGTCCATCGCGAGCGCCGCCAAACCGACCAGCGAGGCGCCGTCGTGGTCATCACATCTGGTGGCCGGTGCGGCCAGGTGCTCGGCGGGGCCCTGACTCGGCGGCTGTGCGACTGAGCGGCGCCCACGTGGCCGTAACCGACCCTGACCCGGCTGTACCGGCCCTGGGGTCGCCGGAGTCTGCGCCGGGCTCCGGCCCGGACGTTCGACGCCGATGCCGGCTCGGGACCGGAGCGGGTCAGTAGGGCAGGCGACCTGTGGAGCGCAGGTGCCAGCGCCGTTCCGCGTAGGCGAGGTCGTCGCGCCACAGTCGGCCCGCGGCAGCCCGCATGAGCGGCCGCAGCAGCGGAGCCGCCTTGCGTGCCACGGCGAAACCGGGCCGGTCCGACGCCGCCACGACGGCCTCCACCACCGCCGTCCGGGGTCTGCCCCGGTCGTCGGGAGCGAGCGGCGTCGCGTGGGACTCCACGACCGAACCCAGGCCCTCGCCCTCGGTGATGCGCATGACGACCGTACGCGGCTCGGGCGCGGTGAACACCGCCCGCACCGGCACGACGAGCCGCCCGGCGAGTCTGAAGGACACGTCGACGACGAAACCGTCCTCCTCCCCCGCGGGCGTGTCGACCGCGGTGAGGTCGACGAAGGAGTACGGGTGGAGCCAGGCGCCGTGCCACGGGTCGAGCCGGTTGGCGACCACGTCCTCCGGCTCGCAGGTGCCGACCCCCACATAGACCGCCGACACCGACGCCGCACGGGCCGGCCGCACCGGCACGACCGGTGCCGCGAGCGGCGGCTCGCCGCCCACGTCGTCGAGCCGCACCCACACCAGCACGCCGTCGTCGTGGGCGGGCAAGGGCTCCCAGCCCGCGAACGAGTTCCCGGTCAGGGCGAGTCCGTGCCAGTGGCAGACGAGCGTGCCGCAGCGCACGGGGCTGTCCTTCAGCGGCGCGCCCAGATGGGGGCAGACGCCGGGGCCGGCGACCAGTCGGCCGTCCGCGTCGCGCCAGACGACCACCTCCCGACCGGAGACCGTTCGGGCCAGGGGACGATCGTCCCGGATGTCCCGAGTCGCGCCGACGACGTACCAGTTGCCCGACGGACGTGCCTGCGCGCGCTTGAGGGCGCGGGCGATCACGGCCGGGCGGGCCTCGTGCCAGGTGGGCCGCTGTCGTTCCCAGGCCACCGGGCTGCGGTTCAGGGACAGGGGATACCGTCCGCGGCGGACGGGACGCCGAGGGCTCACGCGACCTCCTCGCGCAGCGGGTCCGGTGAGGCGGTGACGCCGTCCGGCAGATGTCCGGCGGCGGGCCGTGCGGCCCTCGCCGTCGGCGTTGCCGTCCGCCGTGCCCCGGCGTGCACCGCGGCCCGTGCCGCCGTCAGGCGTACGAGCCCGTCGACGGTGACCGCCGCACGCCGCCGCCGGGGGACCACGGCACGCCGGTGCAGCACCGCGTACCCGTCGTGGGCGACGGAGTCCAGGATGCCCCCGTACAGCACGAACGCCGTGCGGATGCAGGGACGTGCCACGGGGTCGAGCATGGCGAGGCCGGGAGCGGCTTCGCGGTAGACACCGCGGGTGAGGTCCTCGAAGGCCCGCAACGCCTGGGTGATCCGCCGGTCGCGGAGGCCTGTACGGCGGCTCCACGACAGCAACTCCCGGTCCACGCCGTGCGCTCCCAGCAGGTCGGCGGGCAGGTAGAGGCGGCCACGGTCGAGGTCCTCGCCCACGTCGCGCAGGAAGTTGGTCAGCTGGAAGGCGAGCCCCAGGGCGGCCGCGTGCGGGGCGGCGTCCTCGCGCGGGACCACCGTTCCCAGGATCGGCAGCATCTGCAGCCCGATCACGGCGGCGGAGCCGTGCATGTAGGCGCGCAGGTCCTCGTAGGTCGGGTAGTCGGTGACGTCCAGATCGCTGCGCATGGACGCCATGAAGTCGCTGAAGTGCTGGTGGTCGATGGCGTACCGGCGGGCGGTGTCCGCGAGCGCGAGGACGACCGGCTCGGCGCTGTCGCCGTCGCGCAGGCCCCGTTCCAGGCGCGTGTGCAGGAGGGCGAGGTCCGCCGCGCGGCGGTGCTGCGGCACGCCCGTGTCCAGACGGTCGACGATGTCGTCGGCCCAGCGGGCGAAGCCGTAGAGCGCGTGCACGGCGGGGCGGCGTTCCACGGGCAGCAGCCGGGTGGCGAGGAAGTAGGTCCTGCCGTGCCTGGCGTTGAGGCGGCGGCAGCGCGTGTAGGCGTCGCGCAGTGCCGGCTCGGTGATGCCCGCCGCGTCGAGTTCGCGGGCGGTCATGGGGAGGTTCCTTCCGGTGCGGTCGGCGCGGTGCGCGGGCGCCTGGGGACGGGTGCCGCGTGCCGCCCGGTGATCCGGGCGGCGGCGAGCTTGCCGGACAGCAGGACGGTCGGCACGCCTACGCCCGGTGTGGTGCCACAGCCGGCGAGCACGGCGTTCGCGGTGCCGCGCACGAGGTTGCGTGGCCGGAACGGGCCGGTCTGCGCGAAGGTGTGGGCGGCCGAGAAGGGGGTGCCCGCCGCGTGCCCCCTGGCATGCCAGTCGGCCGGTGTGACCAGGGCCAGTTCCTCGACGGCGTCGGCGATACCGTCGAATCCGCGCCGTTCCAGTTCCCGCAGGATGCTGTCGCGGTAGCGCGGAGCCAGGTCGCCCCACGCGGCGGCGTCCGGTCCGATGTCGGTGTTCGGGCAGGGGGCGAGGATGTAGTGGAGGTGGCGGCCGGGCGGGGCGAGAGTCGGGTCCGTGGCGGTGGGGCGGGTGATCAGCAGCGACGGATCGCTCATCAGGCTGCCGGTGCGGGTGAGTTCCTCGAAGGTGCCCCGCCATGCGGCCCCGAAGGACAGCGTGTGGTGCGCGAGCCCGGGCCAGGTCCGGTCGGTGCCGGCGTGCAGGACGACGGCCGACGGCGAGTGCCTGATCCGCGACGGCCGACGCGGCGTGCGGCCGAGCAGGCCGTAGGCCACGGGCAGGTCCGGAGTGAGGACGACGGCGTCGCACGGGATGCGCTGCCGCGCGGTGACCACGGCGGTGACGCGGTCACCGGAGCGCTCCAGCCGGATGACCTCCTGCCCGAAACGCAGGTCGGCGCCCGCCTCGGCGGCGGCGTCCGCCATGGCCTGCGGCAGCGCGTGCATGCCGCCGCGGGGAAAGTAGACGCCGGCCACGGTGTCCATGTAGGCGATCACGGCGTACGCGGCGAGCGCCCGCGCCGGCGGTACCCCGGCGTAGAGCGCCTGGAAGGAGAAGACGCGGCGCAGGCGTTCGTCGCGGAGGTGGCGGGCGATGCGCGCGTCCAGCCGCCCGAAGCCGCCCAGCGCGGCGAGCCGGGCGAGGTCCGGGGTGAACAGTTGGAAGGGTGAGTCGAAGTTGGTGTCGATGAAGCGCCTCATCTGCGCCCGGTACAACTGCTCCAGCCAGCCGCGCAGCCGCCGGTAGCCCATGGCCTCCTCGGCACCCGCGAAGCGTTTGACCTCCGCTTCCATGGTCTCGGCGTCGGTGTGCACGTCGAGGCTGCTGCCGTCGGCGAACAGGGCCCGGTAGGCCGGGTGCAGGGGGACGAGTTCGACCCGGTCGCGCAGGTTCTCGCCGACCGCCGCGAAGGCCTCGTCCGCCAGTTCCGGCATGGTGAGCACGGTGGGGCCGGTGTCGATGCGGTAGCCGCCGCGTACCAGGCGGCCGGCGCGTCCGCCGGGCAACGCGTCACGCTCGACGAGGGTGACGCGGCGGCCGGCACCGAGCAGGTGCAGTGCGGCCGCCAGGCCGGAGAGTCCGGCACCGACGACCACGACGTGATCCGTGCGCCCGGGAACGGTCCTGGTCATCGGGTGGCCCCTTCGGCGCCCAGCGGGGGCGAGACCGGGGTGTCGTCCACGGGAGCGTGTGCGCCGCGGGAGGGCGGTGGCGTCGGCGCGCCGTCGGCCGTGGCGTGCAGCAGCTCCCGCAGTCGCAGGCGGCCCTCCGCTTCCAGCGGGGCGGACTCCAGATGGCGCAGGCCCCGGGCGACCAGCCGGTCGATCTTCGCCTCGACGATGTCGCGTGCACCGGTGCGGACGAGGACGTCGACGACCTCGGCGAGACCGTTCTCCGACAGATCGGCGTCGCCGAGCGAATTCCGCAGGAGGGTGAGGGCACGCCGGTCGCCGGCTGCCTCGGCGCGGGCCTGGGCCATGGCGACCAGATAGGTGGGCTTGCCCGCCCGGATGTCGCCCCCGGTGGGTTTGCCGGTGTGCCGCGGGCCACCGAAGACGTCGCCGAGGTCGTCCCGGAGCTGGAAGGCGATGCCGACGCAGCGGCCCGCCGAGCACAGGGCCTGGGTCCGCGCGGCGTCCGCGCCCGCCAGAGCCGCTCCGAGGGCCAGTGGACGCTCCACCGAGTACAGGGCGCTCTTCAGGCAGGCGGCGCGGATCGCGCGGGCCGGCGATCTGGACGACGTGGCCTGGCCCTGGATGTCCAGGTACTGCCCGGCCACCATCTCGGTGCGCATGGTGCTCCACAGCTCGCGGACGACGCGGTCGGTGGCCGGTGCCGTCCTGGTGGCCGCGACGATGTCGTCCGCCCATGCCAGGGCCAGATCGCCGGCGAGGATCGCCGCTCCCTCCCCGAAGCGCGCCCCGTGCGCCGGATCCATGCCCTCGGCGTACTGCGCGGCGATGTCGGCGTGCAGGGCGAGTCGTCCGCGACGCAGCCGGGAGCCGTCCATGACGTCGTCGTGGACCAGCGCGCAGGTCTGGATCAGTTCGAGCGCGGCGCCGATGCGCAGGGCGGCCTCCGCCTCGGCGGCCCCTCCACCGCACGCGCGCAGGGCCCACCACAGGAAGCGCGGACGCATGAGCCTGCCGCCGTCCAGGGCGAAACGCGCGACGCGCTCGGCCATATCCTCCGCGAACAGCGGGTCGAGGGCGGCGGCGCGTTCGGTGCGCTCCGACAGCAGGCCCTCCAGCACGCGTCGCACGGCCCCAGGGACGTCACCGTCGACGGCGTGCGGTTCGCCCGCGCCGGGCGGCGGATGCGAGGGGCCTTCCTGCTGCGTACCGGGGCAGGGGCTACGGCACCCGGGGCGCGGGTCGGCGCCCGCATGCTCCCGGCGCGGTGCCGCGCGGGATCCGGGCGGTGACGCAGCCGCGGGGTGATCCTTCGCGTCGCTCGGGCCCATCACGGTTCCTTCCGTCGCAAACACAGCGGTACCTGCCTCAACGCCTTCCGTGGCAGAGGTGCCCGCGGATGCGCCGGACGAGTGAAAAGGGTGCGGTCCGTTCACGGGCGGGGGCCATCCGTGCGACGGCGCGCCACCATCCGGCGCAAAGCGCTGCACAGACGATGCAAGTTGTCCCCTCTTCGCCCGTCCTCCCAAGGTGGAGGAGTGGCAGGAGCCGAGCGACGCGCTCCCGACACGGACGGAACGGGTGCCCCCGGGAAGCACGCCCGTCACCCCGCATGGCGCGACGGACACAGCCCGCACCGCCGAAGTCACCGGCTGGCCGCTGGGCACGGTCAAGAGCCATGCCCGACGCGGGCTGCAGCGGCTGAGCCGCTACCTCCAGGAGGAACGCGTCCAGGATCACTCGGCGTAATACGGTGCGGAATCAATGCGAAGCGGTGCGGTGCGGTACCTACGACGTGGGAGCGGGAGAGGAAGAGCGGGATCGGGAGAGGAAGAACTCGTACGCTGCCGCATCGCCGCCCTCCTGCCGCGCTGAATGTGCCGCTGCCCGCCCGGTTCCTCTCACCCCTTCGCGGGCCGGGCGTCGTGCGGGAGCTCCCCGACATGCGAGGCTGCACGCCGCATCCCAGGGGCAGCCGGAACTCATGCGCCACGCACCCCAAGTCCCCCGCACCGTCGAACCCGCACCTCCCGCCGCACGGCCGGAGCGACACCCTGGGACGCGGAGACGACCACGCCCCATCCACACCGCCGCCGCTCCCCCACACCCCCCACACGGCCGACAATCCGGTCGAGCCTGCATCCGCCCCGGTCCCCCGGGCGGAAAGCTGGCGAGAGGCCGACGGCTGCGCGCATTCCGCCGGCACGCATGGACAGGGGAGGGAGCCGCAGGTGCTGGAGGCTGACGTGGCCATCGTGGGCGCGGGAGCGGCCGGGCTGTCCCTCGCCCACCGGCTGTCACTCAGCGCCCCCGACAGCCCCCGCCTGTCAGTGATCCTGATGGACGCCCCACCCGGCCCGCTGCATCCCCCGAGCCGCACCTGGTGCTTCTGGGAGAAGGGGCCCGGTCCCTATGACACCGCCCTGAGCGCCGCCTGGCGGCGACTGCGGGTGCGTACTCCCGAGGGCCGGATCATCGAGGAGGACATCGCGCCCCTGACGTACAAGATGCTCCGCTCCGACGACTTCGAGGAACTCGTCACGCGCCGACTGGCCCGAAGCGACGAAGTCCGCCGCCTGGAGGCCGCGGTCGAAACAGTGAACGACATTGTTGGGGGTGCCGAGATCCACGCCCGGACCGGCCAGGGCGTCCCCGTGACCGTACGCGTCCGCTGGGTCTTCGACTCCCGGCCTCTCGGGAGCCTGCCTGCCGCCCGCACCACTCTCCTGCAGCACTTCCACGGCTGGTTCGTCCGCACCGAGCAACCGGTGTTCGATCGCGACACGGTGGAGTTCATGGACTTCCGGGTCCCGCAGCCGCCCGGCGGACTCGCCTTCGGCTATGTCCTGCCCACCGACAGCCGCCAGGCGCTCCTGGAGTACACCGAGTTCTCCGGTGCCGTCCTGTCCCACGACGCCTACGACACCGCGCTGCGCCACTACACCGGGGAGGTGCTGCGCCTCGGCGGCTTCGAGGTCGTCTCGACCGAGACCGGAGTGATCCCCATGACCGACGCGCGCTTCGACCGCCGGTCGGGGCCTTCGGTGTTCCGTATCGGTACGGCGGGCGGCGCCACACGGCCGTCCACGGGCTACACCTTCTCCGCGATCCAGCGGCAGACACGAGCAGTCGCCGCCGCGCTGCGGGCCGGCCGGCACCCGCTGCCTCCCCCCGCCCACAAGGCCCGCTCGCGCGCGATGGACGCGGTACTGCTGAGAGCCCTGGACAGCGGCCGGGTCGACGGCGCCGCGTTCTTCGCGCGGCTGTTCTCCCGGCTCCCGATGGAGCGGCTGCTGCGCTTCCTGGACGGTGAGACCCGCCTCCACGAGGACCTCGCCCTCGGCATCCACACGCCCGTGCTGCCGATGCTCCGCTCCGCCGCGGAACTGTCCTGGCTGCCCCGCAGGCCCGCCCCACGCCGCACCTTCGGCCAACCGTTCCCCGACCGTGATCCCGACCGCCCATGACCGGCACGGACCCCTTCGGGTACCCCGCCCCCGTACACCCGACCTGCGTGTACCCGACCTTCGTGCACCTGACTTCCATGCACCTGAGCTCCGTGCACCAGACCTGTGTGCACCCCACCGAGGAGACCCCGTGACGCTGCTCCGCGACGAGGATCTGGCCGCCGCGTTCGACCACGCCTCTCGTAGCTACGACACACTGGTGGCCGCCAACCCCGGCTACCACGCCCATCTGCGCCGCTCGGCGCGCCGCCTCGGCCTGCCCCGAGGTGGCGCCGGCCTGCGCGTCCTGGACCTCGGCTGCGGCACCGGCGCGTCCACCGCCGCGCTCTCCGCCGTTCTCCCCGGCGCCGAGATCACCGCGGTGGACGCCTCGGCAGGCATGCTGGAGCGGGCGGCCCGCAAACCCTGGCGCGACGGGGTGAGTTTCGTGCGCGCGCCCGCCGAACGTCTGGTGAAGGCCGGTGTGGAGGGGCCGTTCGACGCGGTGTTCGCGGCCTATCTCTTCCGGAACGTCACCGATCCCGACGCCGTCCTCTCGACGGTGCGCGACGTACTGGCGCCGCGGGGCCGCCTGGCGGTGCACGAGTACACCCTCAGCGGCCGAGCCACGCACCGCGCCGTGTGGACGGGGGTGTGCCGCGGCGTGGTCCTGCCCGTCGCCGCCATCCTCGGCGACGGTGGCCTGTACCGCCATCTGTGGCGCAGCGTGGTGGAGTTCGACACCGCGGACGCCTTCGCCGCCCGGGTCCGCTCCCACGGCTTCGAAGCCGTCAGGGTGCTGCCCCTGCCGGGATGGCAGACCGGCATCACGCACACGGTCGTCGCTCGTCGACCGGCCACCACCGAGGACGGCCGATGAGGGCTCCCCGGCGCACCGACCCGATGAGGCCCGGCAGGGACCGGCGGGCCCGCAGACTGGACGCCGTCCCGGGCGCCCCGCGCTGCACGGGCGGCCGTCCCCCGACCACCGCCGTCGTCGGGGGCGGCATCGCCGGACTGGCGGCCGCGACGGCCCTCGCCGAACGCGGCACGCGGGTCACGCTCTACGAACGGGAGCCGACCCTCGGCGGACGCCTGGCCGGCTGGCCGACCGTTCTGTCGGACGGCACCACCGTCACCATGAGCCGCGGCTTCCACGCGTTCTTCCGCCAGTACTACAACCTGCGCGGACTGCTGCGGCGCACCGACCCCGGTCTCACGCGTATGCGGGGGCTGCCTGACTATCCCCTACGGCACGTCGACGGCCTCGACGACAGTTTCCGGCACGTCCCGCGCACCCCGCCGTGGAGCGCGCTCGGATTCGTCGCCCTGAGTCCTGCCTTCGGCCTGCGGGACCTGTTCCGCATCAACCCGGTCGCCGCGCTGCCCCTTCTGGACGTCCGGGTCCCCGAGGTCCACACCCGTCTCGACGACGTCAGCGCCCGCGACTTCCTCGACGCGATCCGTTTCCCCGAGGCCGCACAGCACCTCGCGTTCGAGGTGTTCTCCCGCAGCTTCTTCGCCGACCCCCGCGAACTGTCCGCGGCCGAGATGGTACTCATGTTCCACATCTACTTTCTCGGCTCGGCGGAAGGGCTCCTGTTCGACGTACCCGTCGAACCCTTCCCCACCGCCCTGTGGGACCCCCTCGCGGACTACCTGCGCGGCCACGGAGCCGATCTGCGCGCCGGGACCCCGGTCGAGATGATCGAGCCCACGCCCGACGGCGGCTTCCTCGTCGCCGCCGGCCAGGAGGAACAACGTCACGACACCGTCGTCCTGGCCCTGGACACGGTCGGCCTCCGCTCCCTCGTCGGACGCTCCCCGCGGCTGGCCGACGCCGCGTGGCGCGAGCGGGTGGCGACCCTGCGCGGCGCGCCGCCGTTCCTGGTCTCACGCCTGTGGCTGGACCGCCCCGTCGCCGCCGACCGTCCCGGCTTCCTGGGCACCAGCGGCTACGGCACCCTCGACAACGTCAGCGTGCTCGACCGCTGGGAGGGCGAGGCGGCGCGCTGGGCCGCCCGCGCCGGCGGATCCGTCGTGGAACTGCACGCCTACGCCCTGCCCGACCGCTCGCCCCACGACGTCGAACAGAAGCATCTGCTGGAGCAGTTGCACCGCGTGTATCCCGAGACACGCGAGGCGACCGTGCTGGACGAACGGCACGAGTGGCGGGCCGACTGCCCGCTGTTCCCGGTCGGCGAGTACGACAGCCGCCCCACGGTTCGCACCAGCGACCCCGGACTGGTGGTGGCCGGGGACCTGGTCCGCACCGGCCTCCCGGTCGCCCTCATGGAGCGCGCGGCCACCAGCGGGTTCCTCGCCGCCAACGCGCTGCTCGAGCGGTGGGGAGTGGGCGGCCAGACGCTGTGGACCGTGCCCGACCGTGGCCGCGGCCCGCTGCTGCGCCGCCTCGCGCGACTCGGATGAGCCCGTGGGTGCCCGGGCAGTCGGCCAGGCCGCGTTCCGTACTTGTTCGCCTGACCGGCGTTCGGCACCGTGGATCACGCTGAGCTGCCGTTCCCGTGCCGCATGGGCGGTCCACCGGTGGGCACCCGCCAGGAACGACGTCGGTCAGGGCGCCCCGGGCCGTGCATGTCAGGGCACAGCCACCGTGCCATTTCTCGGCTTGGCCGCTCCCGATTTGGCCTCTCCGAGCGTGCCCGGCGGTTGCCACACCTGTCACATGCGAAAGGGGCCGGCCGACCATGAAACGCCCGCACGAGGGAGCTGAGGTGCCCGACAGGTCGCATGCGCGTCCCGAAGGCCTCAACGACACAACGGTCGAGGCGCTCGGTTCGTTGTCCAAGGCGCTGGAGACCACAGAGCGTGCCCGAGGGCACTTGTTCTCCTTCCACCAGTTGACCGGAACGGCGGATCTGGAGCTGGACCGGGCCACGTCCCTGCTCCGCGAGGCGGGCCACGAGGAGTGGGCCCGCCGCATCGAATCAGAAGTCCTGGGACGCAACGTCATTCCGGGCCACTGGACGTTCCAGATCGTCGAGGCCTACGACCAGACCTACTACCAGACGTTCAAAAGCCTGGAGCGCGACGCGGTGGATGAGCTCGCCGAAGGACGCGCCCACCTGTACGAGGCTGAGATGAAGGAAGCCCGCCGCACTCACCATCATCCAGATCACACCTACCGACCCGACAGCCCCGGCACCCGCCCGCCAACCCCTCCTTTCGACCGTCGTACGTGATCGGCCGTCGCGATTCGAGTCCCGGATGCCGACGCGGTCGTGTCCGTCGTATCCGTCGTATCCGTCGCATCGCGGGCCCTTGAGGGCTGGGGCTGGGGCTGGGGCTGGGGCTGGGGCTGGGTGCAGCGTGCGGCATCCACGTGGGTGCCGTCACGGCCCGTGATCCTCGTCCGGGTCGCCTTCTTTCGCGCCGTGCGGGTGCGAGGCGCCGGGTGGAATCGGCGCGGTCAGGTGACGGTGCGGGGAGGTATCCCGCCCGGTCGATCTCGCGCGGCCGGGGTGACCGCCGCCGCATCCGTCATGCACGAGGTCCGTCACCCCTCTGGTGCGAGCAAGCCCCGGAGGCGATCGCCCTTCCCTTCGTCGAAGCACTGAGACCGGACCACCACACGCGGTGCGGACAAGTCCTGCGGGCCTGTGTCACTCCTCGGCAAAGCCATCTCCGGGCGCCCTTGTGCGGCAGGTGACCGTACGTCAGTCTTTGGAAACGTTATTCGAGATTGTCATGGGCATGAGGAGTTGAGTGCATGTTAGTGAGACGTACGAGGAGAGCGGCGAAACCGACGGAGCGCAGGCCGGCCCGCGTCGGTCTGGTCGCCGCGACGGCGCTCGCCCTGGCCGCTCTCGGCACGGGCCCCGCCACCGCCGCCGACGCACCCACCGGCATCATCCAGGGCGCCGGGGCCCAAGGCGCGATCGCCGGCAGCTACCTCGTCGTCCTCGACAAGGACGCCGCCCTCTCCGCGTCCGCCAAGGGCAGGGCCGTCGCCGAGGAGTACGGCGCCAGGATCGAGAGGACGTACACGGCCGCGCTCAACGGCTACGCCGTCGGGCTCTCCGAGGCGCAGGCCACGAAGCTGGCCGCCGACCCGGATGTCGAGGCCGTGGTGCAGAACCGGACCTTCACGATCGCCACGACCCAGCCCAACCCGCCTTCCTGGGGCCTGGACCGCATCGACCAGGCGGCCGTCCCGCTGGACCGGGGCTACACCCGCGACGACACCGAAGGAGAGGGTGTCACGGCGTACGTCCTGGACACCGGGGTCCGCGTCAGCCACGCCGACTTCGGCGGGCGCGCGTTCGACGGCTACGACGCCATCGACAAGGACAACATCGCCCAGGACGGCCACGGCCACGGTACCCACGTAGCCGGAACACTCGCGGGCACCGTGTACGGCGTCGCCAAGAAGGCGAAGGTCGTCGCTGTGCGGGTGCTCAACAACCAGGGGTCGGGCTCGACCGCGCAGATCGTCGCAGGCATCGACTGGGTGACGGCCAACGCCGTCAAGCCGGCCGTCGCCAACATGAGCATCGTCGGTCCCGGGGACGTCGCGATGGACACCGCGATACGCAACTCCATCGCCTCCGGCGTGAGCTACGCCGTGGCCGCCGGCAACGACTCGAGGGACGCCGCCAACGGCTCCCCCGCCCGCATCGCCGAGGCCGTCACCGTCGGCGCCACCACCAACACCGACGCCAGGGCCTCCTACTCCAACTACGGCAGCGCCCTCGACCTGTTCGCTCCCGGCTCCGCCGTCGTCTCCGACTGGCCGACCAGCGACAGCGCGGCCAACTCGCTCTCCGGCACATCGATGGCATCACCGCATGTCGCCGGAGCCGCCGCCCTCTATCTGGCGGACCACCCCGCCGCCACCCCGGCCGAGGTACAGAGCGCACTGGTCGGCTCCGCCACCACCGGTGTGGTCACCGGTCCGGGCTCCGGCTCCCCCAACCGGCTCCTGCGCGTCGGCCCCGGCACCGCCGTCGCTCCGCCCGCCGGGCCGCGCTTCGAGAACCCCACCGACCACGCGATCAGGGACTTCGCCACCGTCGACTCGCCGATCACCGTCACCGGGGTCACGGGCAACGCGCCATCACTCCTCCAGATCCCGGTGGCCATCCAGCACACCTTCGTCGCCGACCTGGAGATCAAACTGATCGCGCCGGACGGCACCGTATACGACCTCAAGGCGCGCAGCACAGGAGGCAGCGACCAGAACGTCAACGCCACCTACGTCCTGAACGCCTCCGCTGAGGCCGCAGCCGGCACCTGGGTGCTGCGCGTAACGGACCGAAGCCTCTTCTACGGGGGAACGCTGACCTCCTGGAGTCTGCAGTTCTAA is from Streptomyces sp. NBC_01314 and encodes:
- a CDS encoding polyprenyl synthetase family protein, giving the protein MGPSDAKDHPAAASPPGSRAAPRREHAGADPRPGCRSPCPGTQQEGPSHPPPGAGEPHAVDGDVPGAVRRVLEGLLSERTERAAALDPLFAEDMAERVARFALDGGRLMRPRFLWWALRACGGGAAEAEAALRIGAALELIQTCALVHDDVMDGSRLRRGRLALHADIAAQYAEGMDPAHGARFGEGAAILAGDLALAWADDIVAATRTAPATDRVVRELWSTMRTEMVAGQYLDIQGQATSSRSPARAIRAACLKSALYSVERPLALGAALAGADAARTQALCSAGRCVGIAFQLRDDLGDVFGGPRHTGKPTGGDIRAGKPTYLVAMAQARAEAAGDRRALTLLRNSLGDADLSENGLAEVVDVLVRTGARDIVEAKIDRLVARGLRHLESAPLEAEGRLRLRELLHATADGAPTPPPSRGAHAPVDDTPVSPPLGAEGATR
- a CDS encoding lycopene cyclase family protein, with translation MLEADVAIVGAGAAGLSLAHRLSLSAPDSPRLSVILMDAPPGPLHPPSRTWCFWEKGPGPYDTALSAAWRRLRVRTPEGRIIEEDIAPLTYKMLRSDDFEELVTRRLARSDEVRRLEAAVETVNDIVGGAEIHARTGQGVPVTVRVRWVFDSRPLGSLPAARTTLLQHFHGWFVRTEQPVFDRDTVEFMDFRVPQPPGGLAFGYVLPTDSRQALLEYTEFSGAVLSHDAYDTALRHYTGEVLRLGGFEVVSTETGVIPMTDARFDRRSGPSVFRIGTAGGATRPSTGYTFSAIQRQTRAVAAALRAGRHPLPPPAHKARSRAMDAVLLRALDSGRVDGAAFFARLFSRLPMERLLRFLDGETRLHEDLALGIHTPVLPMLRSAAELSWLPRRPAPRRTFGQPFPDRDPDRP
- a CDS encoding methyltransferase domain-containing protein produces the protein MTLLRDEDLAAAFDHASRSYDTLVAANPGYHAHLRRSARRLGLPRGGAGLRVLDLGCGTGASTAALSAVLPGAEITAVDASAGMLERAARKPWRDGVSFVRAPAERLVKAGVEGPFDAVFAAYLFRNVTDPDAVLSTVRDVLAPRGRLAVHEYTLSGRATHRAVWTGVCRGVVLPVAAILGDGGLYRHLWRSVVEFDTADAFAARVRSHGFEAVRVLPLPGWQTGITHTVVARRPATTEDGR
- a CDS encoding FAD-dependent oxidoreductase translates to MRAPRRTDPMRPGRDRRARRLDAVPGAPRCTGGRPPTTAVVGGGIAGLAAATALAERGTRVTLYEREPTLGGRLAGWPTVLSDGTTVTMSRGFHAFFRQYYNLRGLLRRTDPGLTRMRGLPDYPLRHVDGLDDSFRHVPRTPPWSALGFVALSPAFGLRDLFRINPVAALPLLDVRVPEVHTRLDDVSARDFLDAIRFPEAAQHLAFEVFSRSFFADPRELSAAEMVLMFHIYFLGSAEGLLFDVPVEPFPTALWDPLADYLRGHGADLRAGTPVEMIEPTPDGGFLVAAGQEEQRHDTVVLALDTVGLRSLVGRSPRLADAAWRERVATLRGAPPFLVSRLWLDRPVAADRPGFLGTSGYGTLDNVSVLDRWEGEAARWAARAGGSVVELHAYALPDRSPHDVEQKHLLEQLHRVYPETREATVLDERHEWRADCPLFPVGEYDSRPTVRTSDPGLVVAGDLVRTGLPVALMERAATSGFLAANALLERWGVGGQTLWTVPDRGRGPLLRRLARLG